The Glycine soja cultivar W05 chromosome 6, ASM419377v2, whole genome shotgun sequence genome has a window encoding:
- the LOC114417409 gene encoding probable isoaspartyl peptidase/L-asparaginase 3 isoform X2 codes for MDGVTMEVGAVAAMRYVKDGIKAARLVMQHTEHTLLVGEKASEFAISMGLPGPTNLSSPESMEKWAKWKDSRCQPNFRKNVSPANSCGPYRPTNYLGHPDETCSSTVQMLTSNSNLLRVGLHSHDTISMAVIDRMGHIAVGTSTNGATFKIPGRVGDGPIAGSSAYAIDEVGACCATGDGDIMMRFLPCYQVVESMRLGMEPKLAAKDAITRIARKFPDFLGAIVALNKKGEHAGACHGWTFKYSVKSPAMKDVEVFTVLP; via the exons ATGGATGGG GTGACAATGGAAGTAGGAGCTGTTGCAGCCATGAGATATGTAAAGGATGGAATTAAAGCTGCCAGGTTAGTGATGCAACATACTGAACACACTTTGCTGGTAGGAGAGAAAGCATCAGAATTTGCTATTTCAATGGGTCTTCCAGGTCCCACGAACTTGAGTTCACCAGAATCTATGGAGAAGTGGGCCAAATGGAAAGATAGTCGCTGCCAACCAAAtttcaggaaaaatgtatcaccTGCAAATAGTTGTGGTCCTTATCGTCCAACAAATTATCTGGGGCATCCTGATGAAACATGCTCCAGTACTGTTCAGATGCTAACTAGTAATTCCAATTTACTTCGTGTCGGTCTTCATAGCCATGATACTATATCAATGGCTGTTATTGATAGA ATGGGACACATTGCTGTTGGCACATCAACTAATGGAGCAACATTCAAGATTCCTGGCAG AGTAGGAGATGGTCCCATTGCTGGATCCTCAGCATATGCCATTGATGAAGTTGGTGCATGTTgtgcaactggggatggtgacATCATGATGCGCTTCCTTCCATG CTATCAAGTTGTGGAGAGTATGAGGTTGGGAATGGAACCCAAACTTGCTGCTAAAGATGCAATAACACGAATAGCAAGAAAATTTCCAGATTTTTTGGGAGCCATTGTTGCCCTCAATAAAAAGGGGGAACATGCTGGTGCCTGCCATGGTTGGACATTTAAATACTCAGTCAAGAGCCCTGCAATGAAAGATGTGGAAGTTTTTACTGTGCTACCTTGA
- the LOC114417409 gene encoding probable isoaspartyl peptidase/L-asparaginase 3 isoform X3 gives MEVGAVAAMRYVKDGIKAARLVMQHTEHTLLVGEKASEFAISMGLPGPTNLSSPESMEKWAKWKDSRCQPNFRKNVSPANSCGPYRPTNYLGHPDETCSSTVQMLTSNSNLLRVGLHSHDTISMAVIDRMGHIAVGTSTNGATFKIPGRVGDGPIAGSSAYAIDEVGACCATGDGDIMMRFLPCYQVVESMRLGMEPKLAAKDAITRIARKFPDFLGAIVALNKKGEHAGACHGWTFKYSVKSPAMKDVEVFTVLP, from the exons ATGGAAGTAGGAGCTGTTGCAGCCATGAGATATGTAAAGGATGGAATTAAAGCTGCCAGGTTAGTGATGCAACATACTGAACACACTTTGCTGGTAGGAGAGAAAGCATCAGAATTTGCTATTTCAATGGGTCTTCCAGGTCCCACGAACTTGAGTTCACCAGAATCTATGGAGAAGTGGGCCAAATGGAAAGATAGTCGCTGCCAACCAAAtttcaggaaaaatgtatcaccTGCAAATAGTTGTGGTCCTTATCGTCCAACAAATTATCTGGGGCATCCTGATGAAACATGCTCCAGTACTGTTCAGATGCTAACTAGTAATTCCAATTTACTTCGTGTCGGTCTTCATAGCCATGATACTATATCAATGGCTGTTATTGATAGA ATGGGACACATTGCTGTTGGCACATCAACTAATGGAGCAACATTCAAGATTCCTGGCAG AGTAGGAGATGGTCCCATTGCTGGATCCTCAGCATATGCCATTGATGAAGTTGGTGCATGTTgtgcaactggggatggtgacATCATGATGCGCTTCCTTCCATG CTATCAAGTTGTGGAGAGTATGAGGTTGGGAATGGAACCCAAACTTGCTGCTAAAGATGCAATAACACGAATAGCAAGAAAATTTCCAGATTTTTTGGGAGCCATTGTTGCCCTCAATAAAAAGGGGGAACATGCTGGTGCCTGCCATGGTTGGACATTTAAATACTCAGTCAAGAGCCCTGCAATGAAAGATGTGGAAGTTTTTACTGTGCTACCTTGA
- the LOC114417409 gene encoding probable isoaspartyl peptidase/L-asparaginase 3 isoform X1, producing the protein MAAKPFNIIFLLLPLLSLVVVGHETVKSEQYPLVVSTWPFIEAVRAAWRAVDAGSSAVDSVVEGCSACEELRCDGTVGPGGSPDENGETTIDALIMDGVTMEVGAVAAMRYVKDGIKAARLVMQHTEHTLLVGEKASEFAISMGLPGPTNLSSPESMEKWAKWKDSRCQPNFRKNVSPANSCGPYRPTNYLGHPDETCSSTVQMLTSNSNLLRVGLHSHDTISMAVIDRMGHIAVGTSTNGATFKIPGRVGDGPIAGSSAYAIDEVGACCATGDGDIMMRFLPCYQVVESMRLGMEPKLAAKDAITRIARKFPDFLGAIVALNKKGEHAGACHGWTFKYSVKSPAMKDVEVFTVLP; encoded by the exons GTGGTGGTGGGGCATGAAACTGTGAAATCGGAACAGTACCCATTGGTTGTGAGCACGTGGCCCTTTATCGAGGCTGTTAGGGCTGCATGGAGGGCTGTTGATGCTGGCTCTTCAGCTGTGGATTCTGTGGTTGAAGGATGCTCAGCTTGTGAGGAACTCAGATGTGATGGGACAG TTGGTCCGGGTGGAAGTCCAGATGAGAATGGAGAAACTACAATTGATGCTCTGATAATGGATGGG GTGACAATGGAAGTAGGAGCTGTTGCAGCCATGAGATATGTAAAGGATGGAATTAAAGCTGCCAGGTTAGTGATGCAACATACTGAACACACTTTGCTGGTAGGAGAGAAAGCATCAGAATTTGCTATTTCAATGGGTCTTCCAGGTCCCACGAACTTGAGTTCACCAGAATCTATGGAGAAGTGGGCCAAATGGAAAGATAGTCGCTGCCAACCAAAtttcaggaaaaatgtatcaccTGCAAATAGTTGTGGTCCTTATCGTCCAACAAATTATCTGGGGCATCCTGATGAAACATGCTCCAGTACTGTTCAGATGCTAACTAGTAATTCCAATTTACTTCGTGTCGGTCTTCATAGCCATGATACTATATCAATGGCTGTTATTGATAGA ATGGGACACATTGCTGTTGGCACATCAACTAATGGAGCAACATTCAAGATTCCTGGCAG AGTAGGAGATGGTCCCATTGCTGGATCCTCAGCATATGCCATTGATGAAGTTGGTGCATGTTgtgcaactggggatggtgacATCATGATGCGCTTCCTTCCATG CTATCAAGTTGTGGAGAGTATGAGGTTGGGAATGGAACCCAAACTTGCTGCTAAAGATGCAATAACACGAATAGCAAGAAAATTTCCAGATTTTTTGGGAGCCATTGTTGCCCTCAATAAAAAGGGGGAACATGCTGGTGCCTGCCATGGTTGGACATTTAAATACTCAGTCAAGAGCCCTGCAATGAAAGATGTGGAAGTTTTTACTGTGCTACCTTGA